A segment of the Vibrio sp. YMD68 genome:
CGGTGTCGCGATACCAAGCGACCAATCCACTCAACTCGCGTATAAAGATCCCACATTTATGAGCCACGCAGTACAAAAATGGCAGGGCCAATTTGACCGAGTGATCATCGATACCTCTCCGCTACTACAAATTAACCGTGGCAATATACCCGCGCAAAGTGTCGCCAGCGCCTGTGACAAAACGATTCTGGTAGTTAAAGGAGGATGTACCACTTCATCTCATATTAAAAAAGCGATCGAACTCTTAAGCAGCGATCAAATCCATTTGCTTGGCACGATCCTAAATGTGATGGATCAACCCACTTTAAGTGCCGAAATGATTCGCGAGCTAAGGCGCATTCCTTTCTTCCCTAAAAAACTGAAAATCAAGCTAGAGCTTTGGTTGAGTCGCAACGAGTTTTTGTCATTATCAGCCTAGCTTTAATCATCACTCTAACGATTCAACCCTTATTTAGGTTTAATCTAGAATAGTTTGGCTTTCCTTTTTCGCTTCTCCCTCCTCACTTCTTACTTCTTACTTCTTACTCAACACTATTGTTATGCGTGAATACGCGCAATCTATCGCAGCTTATTGATAAATTGAGCTTATTCACATCACATAATCGCAATTCATTCACCTCTGCATTGCCAAAATATCAGAATTTTTTTCATACTGGACTATCATTTTAATAATGAATAAATGAATGCTAACCAGAGAGAAATTAACCATTGAGCGTATCAAGTGAACTACCCGACTCTATCTCTAAGTACGTTGATGAATCGATATTGAATCAAATGATTGCTGACACCAGTGCTGACGTCATCCCCATCTTAATCGATCATTATGTTGAAGAATCAGCAATTCGGTTGAGCAACATCACCGAGGCAATGAACAGCAACAATATGGAACAGCTTGAATTTGAAACACACACTTTAGGCAGTGCGGCTCTCGCCCTGGGTAACCGCACGCTTGCAGAGTTGGCTAGAGAGATAGAAAAGCAGTGCTTACAAAAGCAATTTGACGTTGCGCTCGATCGAATTCCACTGCTGCTGTCGTTGGCTAAACATTCTATTGACGCCTTGGTCATGAGAAAAGGTTTAGGGTTTGTAGACGCTTAAATTACTAAACGACGAGTTTGATTACCCTTATTCATTGTTCAACTTATAGATGTGTTCATCCTATAAAGTGTATCTCTATATTAGTTAAAAGGACGTAGCCGATGAGACCCAAAGTACTACTCGTAGAAGATTCAACATCGCTTGCTGTGCTTTATAAGCAATACGTCAAAGATGAACCTTATGACCTATTTCATGTTGAAACAGGTAAAGAAGCCATCGCGTTTATAGAACGTAACGTGCCAGAGCTTATTATTTTGGATTTAAAACTTCCCGATATGTCCGGTGAAGATATCCTGGACTGGATTGGTGAAAAGCAAATTCAAACCTCTGCTGTCATAGCAACGGCTCATGGTTCCGTTGATATTGCCGTCGGTCTGATTCAGAAAGGGGCGAAAGATTTTCTAGAAAAACCCATTAAAGCCGATCGTTTAAAAACGTCCATTTCACTGCACTTGAAGCAGGCAAAGCTTGAACACCTTGTTGAAAACATTGAAGCAAGATTCGATCGTAACCGATTCCACGGCTTCTTGGGTGGATGCCTTTCCATGCAAGCGGTTTACAAAATTATTGACTCCGTTGCCCCCACCACGGCAAGTGTTTTTATTCATGGTGAAAGCGGTACTGGGAAAGAAGTGTGCGCAGAAGCGATTCATAAAGAAAGCCAACGCGCAAAAATGCCTTTTGTCGCTATTAACTGTGGTGCAATACCTAAAGACTTGATGGAAAGTGAAGTCTTCGGCCATGTTAAAGGCGCCTTTACCGGAGCGACAAGCGATAGAAAAGGTGCGGCTTCACTGGCAGATGGCGGCACACTGTTTCTTGATGAGTTGTGCGAAATGGACTTGGACATGCAAAAGAAGCTCTTGCGCTTTTTGCAAACAGGCACATTTACTCCGCTCGGTGCGACTAAGGAGGTCAAAGTTAACGTACGGATCTTATGTGCAACGAATCGGGACCCACTTCTTGAAGTTGAGGAGGGGCGATTCAGGGAAGATCTTTACTACCGAGTGCATGTCGTCCCGATTGAAATGCCGCCTTTGCGTGAGCGTGAAAATGACATCGTTATCCTCGCCAACCATTTCCTGAAAGCCTATGCGAAGGAAGACCGTAAAAAGTTTACTGGTATCAACAAAGATGCGGAACAGCTGCTTAAAAAATATCAGTGGCCGGGAAATGTTAGGCAGTTGCAAAATATCATCCGTAATATTGTTGTCTTGAATGACGAAGCTAAGTTATCCGTTGCTCATCTTCCCGCTCAAATTTTGGCGTCTAAACAATCGGCGACTAAATCATCGTCAGCTAAACAATTAGCAACTTATCAACAAACAGCGGAGCAACACGCTAAACAAGCACTTAAAGACGCTTCACCCCCTAGACAAGAGGCGGGAGCAGCCACTTTAGATCCAGTATCCATGCCCTCGCCTGCTCAGGACGCTAAGGCACCGACTGCGTCTAAACCATCCGCCATCAGACCTATGTGGCAAATCGAACGCGAGACCATACAAAATGCGATAGATTACTGCGATGGAAACGTCCTAAATGCGGCCGTACTGTTAGAGCTAAGCCCGTCTACGGTGTATCGCAAGAAGCAAGCGTGGGAATCGGATGATGAACACAGCACCGCCTGATCCACATGGAGACAATAAGGTTTGGCTTGTCATCGACAGCCTGACATTTGGCGGGATCGAAACCCATGTTTTTGAACTCGCCAAAGGATTAAAGGTATTCAACGTTAACGTTACCGTGGTGTTTGTTGCCCATTATGGGCAACCTGCTCTTCTCTCTGAAAAACTAGAGCAAGCCTCAATACCTTTTTTTTACTTAAATAACGCCTTTCCTGCACGCAGTACATTCCAATCATTAACGTCCGCAATAGTGTTTCACAAACCTATTCTTATTCACGCTCATGGTTACAAAGCAAGTATCTACAGTCGACTGGCGCGATTGACCACTCCAAAAGTATCATTCAGACACATCTCTACTTATCACGCAGGGGAAACACCAAAGGGTCGAGTGAAAGTCTATGACTTTGTTGATCGGTACACCTCGATGTTCTCTCACGCCTGCTTATCAGTCAGTGATTTAATAAAGAAAAAAATCCCAACCCCCTCTTTTACTCTCAATAACTTTATCGATACGGCCAATGCATCCCAATCTAAGGGCTCTGAAATCGCTTTTGTAGGACGGATGAGTATTGAAAAAGCACCCGATCGCTTTTTAGAACTGTCCTATCGAAACCCTCAATATAAATTTCATTGTTATGGCAGCGGCCCGATGGAAACCGAGCTAAAAAGTCGTGCACCCGCTAACCTTATCTTTCACGGACACCAGACCAACATGGATTCGATTTGGCAAAACATCGAACTTCTAGTGATTCCATCTCGATATGAAGGCTTGCCCATGGCCGCGCTAGAAGCCATGGCCCGAGGTATACCTATTCTTTGCACCGATGTGGGAGACTTGAATAAACTGATTGAACACGATACCAATGGGTTCATAACGGATAACGAGGCCGAACTCAACCAGTACTTAACATTGTGGATCTCAAAGAGCGAGTCCGAAAGAGCATCTATGAAGGTGGCCGCGAGACAAAAAGTAGCCGAGCAGTACTCAACCCGCAGCGTTCTCCCTCAGATATTAGCCATTTATCAAATATGATTCTCAAATTGAGAAATACGAATCCACACAACACTCTCAGATAAAATACGTTTATATATCAATAGCATAGCTTCTTGCTCTTTATGGCACCTCAATTGCATTAACCCCTTGTAAGAGAAAAAGTGACTTCTCGCTGAGATAAGGGGCCGAATATGAAACTTGCAAAAAACATACTCTTTGTTCATTGCGGAAACGATGACCATAAAGGCAATGAAAACAGTCTGCTTGGTATCATCGCGAACATGGATCGTGCTCGTTTTACGCCATTTATTTTGACGAACAGCCCTTTGCTTCACGACAAAATGCGCCAGATGGCTATTCATACTGAACTGGAGCCTTTTTCAATTCTGCTTGGCTGGTCAAGCCCACGGTTCAACATTCGTCAGTGGTTGACTCAAGTTAAATACGCAAAAGCCTACATCGCCAAAGCTAATATTGATTTAATCCATGTAAACAGCGGTGCGCCTTGTCAGTGGATGTATACGGTTGCCAAAGTAACGAAGACGCCAATGATCACTCAATTACACTCTGACTATTCTGCACGCGAACGTATCACATTAGGTCTCCATCACTCGCCTAGAATCATTGCGGTCAGCAAATCCATCACACACCAGCTCATCAAAGAAGGTTACCCGCAAGCGCGGCTATCCATTGTTCCTAACGGAATCGATGTGGATCGGCTTGAAAAACAAGGCGCGGTAGACATAAAAGCCCAACTTGATATTGGTGATGATGCCTTTACCTTTGTCACCGTGTGTTCTCTCGTCCACCGAAAAGGCGTGGACCGCCTACTTCTAGCGATGCGTCACTTGGTTATGGAATACCCACACGTTCACCTGGTTGTGATTGGTAATGGGCCTCAAAGAGAGCAATTAGAGCAACAAACTGATTATTTATACCTGTCGGATAATGTTCATTTTGTTGGCGAGCAACGTTACGTACAAAGTTGGTTGAAAGGTGGCAATGCCTTTGTCAGTGGCGCTCGTAAGGAGGCATTCAGTCTTGCGATTGCTGAAGCAGCTCTTGCTGGGCTGCCTATCATCGCACCTTATGAAGGGGGTGTTCCTGAAATACTAGAACATAAAAAAACCGCGATTTTCTATAAAAACACCAGTGGTACGTGCCCAATACTGAATGCGATGCGAGCGGTGGTTAAAAACCCAAAAAGTGCACAGGCCATTGGACTTCATGCTAAAGAACATATTTTGAAAAACCATACCGCTGTTCAAAATGTTAGGGCGATCGAGAAGATATACACAAAAGCGATGGCCGACAATACGGAAGACACGGTCGATCTCGTCACTCCTAGTTTGGTATCGCTCAACCCAATCAAGACCTTTCTAGCGGATCGTTTTGCATAATAACGTGATGAGAAATAGACAGAATATAAATAGACAAACACGCATGAAATGAAAATGTTATTTGACGCACTAAACGCTTTATAAAAAGAGCGTAATCACAAAGGCGAATATTATGATCATTGATAGACTTCCCAGTTCCTTAAAAAACATGCTGACCTATGCGGTAAGTATTTTTTTAGTCAAAGGCATTTCATTGATCATGCTGCCGATCATGGCTCAGTTTTTGTCTCCAGCACAGCTCGGCAAACTCGAGTTACTGGCGACAACCACGGTATTTCTGAGCTTATTGGTTGGCTTGGCTATGCATGAAAACCTCTATCGCTTCGTCGGCGAACTGAAATGCAAAGTCGAACAATTTAACAAGGTCAGTGAGCTTTATACTTACGCGGTGATGCTGTCGCTCATGGTCGGTTCTATCGTCACCATTGTGCTCTTTTTACTTCCGCCGCTTCAATCGGTGTTTACTGCCCTCGATATTGCGCTTTTGTGCACGGTGCTTGGCTTTGAAAGTGCGCTTGGGATAAGTATGGCTTGGTTGCGTTTTAAAGACCGAGCGTCCTCTTTCCTAGTGATCAGCGTGGTTAGCACGGTATTTCAAGTGTCAGCAATTCTCATCGTTTTGTATATCGCCCCGGTTGTCACCTATATTTATGCGGTTGGTGTGTTAACCGGGCTGTTGCAGCTCGTCATATTACACAAGACCAATGGTTTCACTTGGTCTTGGGGTGGAATGAGAAACCTCAAAAAACTGCTCATGTACTCGTTTCCACTGATGCTTTCTACGCTTGTGGCGTTTGGTTTGACTGGTGCGGAAAAGTGGATCATTGGGTATTCTTTTTCTATTGAAACTCTTGGCCTATATGCCGTGGCGGCTAAATTTGCTCTCGCTATGTGTATTCTGATCCAACCATTTAGCATGTGGTGGATGCCCAAGCGGTTTAACGCATTGTTGTACCAGGGAAAAGAATATACAGCACGCGTTACTCAATGTGGGTTCGTTTATATCGCAATTCTCGCTATCAGTGCAGCGAGTGTCAGCCAGTTGTTCATCACATGGGCCTTACCGTCAGACTACTTCCCTGCTGTTGAGTTGCTGACTGGGGTCATTGTCGTTGCATTATTTAAAGAGCTTTCTGACTTGTTTAACATCGGAATCCTCCAACAAAAGAAGACCCAGTTATTGCTGGTGATTAATGTTGTTTGTACTTTGGGTGGGCTTGGGCTGTGTTTAACGCTATCGTCGTACGGCATTTGGGGGATCATTGGCTCAATCGCGTTTGCGCAAGGATCACGGGCGGCTATACTGCTTTACTTCAGCCAGCGACTGGTAAAACTGCCGTTTCAATTTACCGCATTGCTCCTTATCCTCGTTAACACACTTGGCTGTTTAGCTCTCGGATTTATCTATACGCACCCTGTATGGCTCATATTAATTACCTTGTTTGGTGCTATATTCAATTTAGCTATCGCGTACCGATATGAATTTCTAAGTGTTTTCAATTTACCTCGTTTTTCGAGTGACTTGCAAAGAACTGTTCGAGGATCCTAATGACCAGTGAGCACCGTTTAAACTATGTGGGACTGGCTACCGTTTTTTGTTTGGTGATTGCCATCGCTTGGTATTTTGTCCCTCACCCGATTATTCCGATTATTATCGCGTTAATCCCGCTTGGTGCTTTGTTCGTACTCAGCCAGACTTTTTGGTTGGTGACACTCTTCGTTCTTTTTTCATTTTTCCGGATTCACGAAGCAATACCGGCCCTATACTCCCTTAAAATTCCTTTGATACTGTCACTGGGGGCGCTCTCTGCCCTGCTATGGCATACCCTAATCAGTCGAAAAATTCAGGTGTACTGGCACCGTTCACTAACATGGCTATCAGTGTTTTGGATCTTAGTCGTGATAGGAATTGTCTTTGCATCGAATATCGGTATTGCGGTTGCC
Coding sequences within it:
- a CDS encoding chromosome partitioning protein ParA → MAIPATHAEIEQIYLSAELSGCKSLCITACQSLDGVTSVASALTERYMLAGHNALLVDLNMFNPAFKELTISPEGNTQLIEHVDSHRLFTGVAIPSDQSTQLAYKDPTFMSHAVQKWQGQFDRVIIDTSPLLQINRGNIPAQSVASACDKTILVVKGGCTTSSHIKKAIELLSSDQIHLLGTILNVMDQPTLSAEMIRELRRIPFFPKKLKIKLELWLSRNEFLSLSA
- a CDS encoding Hpt domain-containing protein produces the protein MIADTSADVIPILIDHYVEESAIRLSNITEAMNSNNMEQLEFETHTLGSAALALGNRTLAELAREIEKQCLQKQFDVALDRIPLLLSLAKHSIDALVMRKGLGFVDA
- a CDS encoding sigma-54 dependent transcriptional regulator, which encodes MRPKVLLVEDSTSLAVLYKQYVKDEPYDLFHVETGKEAIAFIERNVPELIILDLKLPDMSGEDILDWIGEKQIQTSAVIATAHGSVDIAVGLIQKGAKDFLEKPIKADRLKTSISLHLKQAKLEHLVENIEARFDRNRFHGFLGGCLSMQAVYKIIDSVAPTTASVFIHGESGTGKEVCAEAIHKESQRAKMPFVAINCGAIPKDLMESEVFGHVKGAFTGATSDRKGAASLADGGTLFLDELCEMDLDMQKKLLRFLQTGTFTPLGATKEVKVNVRILCATNRDPLLEVEEGRFREDLYYRVHVVPIEMPPLRERENDIVILANHFLKAYAKEDRKKFTGINKDAEQLLKKYQWPGNVRQLQNIIRNIVVLNDEAKLSVAHLPAQILASKQSATKSSSAKQLATYQQTAEQHAKQALKDASPPRQEAGAATLDPVSMPSPAQDAKAPTASKPSAIRPMWQIERETIQNAIDYCDGNVLNAAVLLELSPSTVYRKKQAWESDDEHSTA
- a CDS encoding glycosyltransferase family 4 protein; this translates as MNTAPPDPHGDNKVWLVIDSLTFGGIETHVFELAKGLKVFNVNVTVVFVAHYGQPALLSEKLEQASIPFFYLNNAFPARSTFQSLTSAIVFHKPILIHAHGYKASIYSRLARLTTPKVSFRHISTYHAGETPKGRVKVYDFVDRYTSMFSHACLSVSDLIKKKIPTPSFTLNNFIDTANASQSKGSEIAFVGRMSIEKAPDRFLELSYRNPQYKFHCYGSGPMETELKSRAPANLIFHGHQTNMDSIWQNIELLVIPSRYEGLPMAALEAMARGIPILCTDVGDLNKLIEHDTNGFITDNEAELNQYLTLWISKSESERASMKVAARQKVAEQYSTRSVLPQILAIYQI
- a CDS encoding glycosyltransferase; this encodes MKLAKNILFVHCGNDDHKGNENSLLGIIANMDRARFTPFILTNSPLLHDKMRQMAIHTELEPFSILLGWSSPRFNIRQWLTQVKYAKAYIAKANIDLIHVNSGAPCQWMYTVAKVTKTPMITQLHSDYSARERITLGLHHSPRIIAVSKSITHQLIKEGYPQARLSIVPNGIDVDRLEKQGAVDIKAQLDIGDDAFTFVTVCSLVHRKGVDRLLLAMRHLVMEYPHVHLVVIGNGPQREQLEQQTDYLYLSDNVHFVGEQRYVQSWLKGGNAFVSGARKEAFSLAIAEAALAGLPIIAPYEGGVPEILEHKKTAIFYKNTSGTCPILNAMRAVVKNPKSAQAIGLHAKEHILKNHTAVQNVRAIEKIYTKAMADNTEDTVDLVTPSLVSLNPIKTFLADRFA
- a CDS encoding oligosaccharide flippase family protein, yielding MIIDRLPSSLKNMLTYAVSIFLVKGISLIMLPIMAQFLSPAQLGKLELLATTTVFLSLLVGLAMHENLYRFVGELKCKVEQFNKVSELYTYAVMLSLMVGSIVTIVLFLLPPLQSVFTALDIALLCTVLGFESALGISMAWLRFKDRASSFLVISVVSTVFQVSAILIVLYIAPVVTYIYAVGVLTGLLQLVILHKTNGFTWSWGGMRNLKKLLMYSFPLMLSTLVAFGLTGAEKWIIGYSFSIETLGLYAVAAKFALAMCILIQPFSMWWMPKRFNALLYQGKEYTARVTQCGFVYIAILAISAASVSQLFITWALPSDYFPAVELLTGVIVVALFKELSDLFNIGILQQKKTQLLLVINVVCTLGGLGLCLTLSSYGIWGIIGSIAFAQGSRAAILLYFSQRLVKLPFQFTALLLILVNTLGCLALGFIYTHPVWLILITLFGAIFNLAIAYRYEFLSVFNLPRFSSDLQRTVRGS